Genomic window (Dolosigranulum savutiense):
CCATTACTAGCAAGATTAACAGAAACAGCTCTTAAAAATATTGACACAGGTGTTTTGGAATCAAGTGTGGCAGCCGGGGCATCAACTTGGCAAATTATCTTTAGTGTTCTAATACCTGAAGCACTATTTGAAATTATCCAGGCTGTCACATTAACATTAATTAATCTAATTGCTTATAGTGCAATTGTTGGAGCTGTAGGAGGAGGTGGAATTGGTGATTTAGCTATTCGATATGGTTATTATCGCTATGATAATACTACTTTAATTATTACTGTTTTACTATTAGTTGTTATCGTTCAGCTGATTCAATTTTCTGGAGATTGGCTCGCAAAAAAGACTAAAAAATAATTATAATTATATCAAAAAGGAGATTTTCAAATGAAAAAAACATCAAAATTTAGCCTATATAGTTTTGTCCTTATTTTCTTATCTATTTTCGTGGTTGCTTGCAGTAATGGAGAGAGTACTACAGATAATAGTACTGAAGAAGCTGTGAGCGAGGAACAAAAGAATTTAGTCATTGGTGCCACATCTGGTCCTTATGCAGATATGGTACGAGAAGGTATTGCTCCATTGTTAGAAGAGCGAGGTTATACAGTTGAAATTAAAGAGTTTACTGATTATGTTCAACCTAATAATGCTCTTGCTTCAGGAGAATTAGATGCTAATTTATTCCAACATATTATATATTTAGAAGAATTTTCGAAAGAGAATAATCTTGATTTAACTCCACTTATCCAAGTTCCAACTGCTCCAATGGGGATTTTTTCTAATACTTATGACTCACTTGCTGATGTTGAAGAAGGAGCTGAGTTCTCACTTCCTGGAGATGCAACAAATGCGGCTCGTGCGTATAATATTTTGGAACGTGAAGGCTTAGTGAAACTAATCTCTGATGTCAATCCATTAACAACTTCAAAACAAGATGTTGAAGAAAATCCTTATAATCTATCATTCGTAGAAATAGAGGCGGCCGGATTACCTCGAGCTATTGAATCAAGTGATTTAACAGCTGTTCCAGGAAACTTTGCTCTTGCTTCAGGATTAGATTTAACGACTGCTCTAACGTTAGAAAATATGGATGATAATTATCGTAATCGTGTTGTGGTACGAACAGAAGATGCAGAGTCACAATTTGCTAAAGATATTATTGAAATTATTAAGTCAGAGGAGTTTGACCGTATTATTGATGAAAAATTCCAAGGATTTGATAAGCCTGATTACACAAAAGAATAAAATTGCGAAATTAAATGACTTAAAGGAAGATTTATATGAGAATAAGCCTCATACAAAGCGATATAAAGCATGGAGATCCGATCTATAACTATAGTCATATCAGAAATCTATTGATTCAAGCAATTGAGGAACAACCAGATGTCGTTGTCCTACCTGAAATGTGGAATAGTGGCTATGCATTAGATCAATTAGATTATATTGCTGATATAGATGGTCAAAGAACACAACAATTTTTAAAAGAAATAGCTCAAAATAATGCAGTCAATATTATTGGTGGATCTGTCGCTACATGTAGAAATAATAACTTCTATAATACTTCCTATATAGTTAATCGGTTAGGAGAAGTTATTCATGCGTATGATAAAGTACATCTCTTCCAATTAATGGAGGAACACCAATATATAAAGGCTGGGAACAAAAAAAGTTTGTTTCAATTAGATGATATACCTGCTGCTGTAAGTATCTGTTACGATATTCGTTTTCCTGAGTGGTTACGTACAATTACTAGCCAACAACCAATGCCGCATTTACTTTTTGTTCCGGCACAGTGGCCATCATCAAGAATCCAACAGTGGGAGAGACTTCTTCAAGCACGAGCGATTGAGAATCAACTTTTTATTATTGGTGTTAATCGAGTGGGAAATTCTCCTTCTGAAGAATTTAATGGTCATTCTTGTATTATTGATCCACTAGGTAATATTATTATCTCTATAGATAATCGGGAAGCTGTACGAACTATCGACATCGATTTATCAACTATCGAATCATTACGCAAATCAATGCCTATTTTTTCAGATCGTCGGACGATGTTATACCAGTAAGGAGAATATTATATGAAATTTCATCAATCTGATCTAGTAAATCAATTACCTAAACAGTTTTTTGCTGATCTTGTTCAAAAGGTTAATTCAAAAATTAATCAAGGTGCTGATGTTATCAATCTTGGTCAAGGAAATCCAGATCAACCTACGTTTCCTCATATTGTAGAAACAATGCAAAAAGCCAGTGCTAAACCAGATAATCATAAATATTCAAGTTTCCGTGGCTTACCAGCTTTTAAAAAAGCGGCAGCTAATTTTTATGATCAAGAATATGATGTACCTTTAGATTACGAAAAAGAAATTTGTGTCCTTGGAGGGTCTAAAATTGGTTTAGTTGAATTACCACTAGCAGTAATGAATCCTGGAGAATTATTGTTATTACCTGATCCAGGTTATCCTGATTATTTATCTGGAGCTACATTGGGAAATGTATCTTTTGAAACTTTTCCACTTACTATTGAGAATAACTTTCTTCCTGATTATAGTAAGATTGATCCAGAAATAGCTAGAAAAGCTAAGTTTATTTACTTGAACTATCCAAATAATCCAACTGGAGCTGTTGCAACAAAAGAATTCTGGGCAGAAACTGTTTCGTTTGCAAAAAAATATAATATTGGTGTTATTAGTGATATTGCATACGGAGCAATAGGATATGATAATCAAGATATACCTAGTTTCTTGCAAACACCAGGAGCTAAAGATGTTGGAATTGAATTATATACATTTTCTAAAACATTTAATATGGCAGGATGGCGATTAGCTTTTGCTGCTGGAAACGCTGATATTATTGAAGCATTGAATATTCTGCAAGATCATTTATTTGTAAGTGTATTTCCAGCGATTCAGGAAGCAGGAATTGAGGCGTTGGGTAATCCTGAGGTACGAAATAGTGTAAATCAATTAATTCAAATCTATCAAGGGCGTCGGGATACTTTTATACAAAAAGCAGCTTCTATTGGATGGCATGCGTATATTCCAGGGGGGACATTTTATGTCTGGATGCCTACTCCAGCAGGTTTTACAAGTGAAGAGTTTGCCGATTTACTATTAGAAAATGCTCATGTTGCAGTTGCTCCAGGTCGAGGATTTGGTTCAGCAGGTGAAGGTTATGTCCGTATTGGATTGTTAGTGTCTCCTGAAAGATTAGTTGAAGCAATTAACCGAATTGAAAAATTGAACTTATTTCAATAAAGGAGAGAATAACTTTGACAACTATTAAATTATTTAATATTCAAGAAGCACAAATTCCTATTGCAAAAAAATGGGGAGAAGAACACGGGATTGATATACTGACTACTCCAGACCGACTTACTCTAGAAAATGTCGATAGATTATCAAATGTTGATGGTATTGTTTTGTGTGAGAATAAACTATTTAATCCTAAATTATATCTAGAATTGAAGAAACAAGGTATTAATCATATAGTACAACGCACGGCAGGTTATGAAAATTTTGATTTGAAAGAAGCTAAACAACAAGGTGTTTTATTTGCTAATGTACCAGATTATTCACCTGAATCAATTGCTGAATATACATTAAGTTTAGCTCTAAATCACTATAGACATTTACGTGATATTGAACATCAAGTTAGTCAATATGATTTTCGTTGGACTGATGGGATTAAGGGAACAACTATTGCTGGTAAAGTAGTTGGGATTTTTGGTACAGGACGTATTGGATCACTTGTTGCAAAATATTTTAAAGCACTGGGTGCACATATTCTAGCTTATGATATCAACCCTGATTCATCATTAAAAGATATTGTTGATTACCAATCAACTCCTGAAGCTGTGTACAAAGAAGCAGATATTATAACACTGCATATGCCTCAAACAGAGAGCAATACTCATCAGTTTAATGCAGATGTATTCAAATTATTTAAGACAGGAGCATACTTTATTAAT
Coding sequences:
- a CDS encoding pyridoxal phosphate-dependent aminotransferase — its product is MKFHQSDLVNQLPKQFFADLVQKVNSKINQGADVINLGQGNPDQPTFPHIVETMQKASAKPDNHKYSSFRGLPAFKKAAANFYDQEYDVPLDYEKEICVLGGSKIGLVELPLAVMNPGELLLLPDPGYPDYLSGATLGNVSFETFPLTIENNFLPDYSKIDPEIARKAKFIYLNYPNNPTGAVATKEFWAETVSFAKKYNIGVISDIAYGAIGYDNQDIPSFLQTPGAKDVGIELYTFSKTFNMAGWRLAFAAGNADIIEALNILQDHLFVSVFPAIQEAGIEALGNPEVRNSVNQLIQIYQGRRDTFIQKAASIGWHAYIPGGTFYVWMPTPAGFTSEEFADLLLENAHVAVAPGRGFGSAGEGYVRIGLLVSPERLVEAINRIEKLNLFQ
- a CDS encoding MetQ/NlpA family ABC transporter substrate-binding protein; the encoded protein is MKKTSKFSLYSFVLIFLSIFVVACSNGESTTDNSTEEAVSEEQKNLVIGATSGPYADMVREGIAPLLEERGYTVEIKEFTDYVQPNNALASGELDANLFQHIIYLEEFSKENNLDLTPLIQVPTAPMGIFSNTYDSLADVEEGAEFSLPGDATNAARAYNILEREGLVKLISDVNPLTTSKQDVEENPYNLSFVEIEAAGLPRAIESSDLTAVPGNFALASGLDLTTALTLENMDDNYRNRVVVRTEDAESQFAKDIIEIIKSEEFDRIIDEKFQGFDKPDYTKE
- a CDS encoding methionine ABC transporter permease; translated protein: MNNITIFVEKMGPEFLIAFKDTSIMIGWSLLITILIGIPLGILLYVTSQELLWKKGWVRQLSNTIINIIRSIPFVILMVALIPITVLLVGTSTGARGAIVPLSVAAIPLLARLTETALKNIDTGVLESSVAAGASTWQIIFSVLIPEALFEIIQAVTLTLINLIAYSAIVGAVGGGGIGDLAIRYGYYRYDNTTLIITVLLLVVIVQLIQFSGDWLAKKTKK
- a CDS encoding NAD(P)-dependent oxidoreductase is translated as MTTIKLFNIQEAQIPIAKKWGEEHGIDILTTPDRLTLENVDRLSNVDGIVLCENKLFNPKLYLELKKQGINHIVQRTAGYENFDLKEAKQQGVLFANVPDYSPESIAEYTLSLALNHYRHLRDIEHQVSQYDFRWTDGIKGTTIAGKVVGIFGTGRIGSLVAKYFKALGAHILAYDINPDSSLKDIVDYQSTPEAVYKEADIITLHMPQTESNTHQFNADVFKLFKTGAYFINTARGGLFDAADLIQVINDGKLSGAAIDTYEYEFQYIPRQVSADMIDDKILKQLIKHPKIYYSQHLAYFTDTSLNNMIIKGLNTSLEIIQSGTTSRRLT
- a CDS encoding carbon-nitrogen family hydrolase, whose product is MRISLIQSDIKHGDPIYNYSHIRNLLIQAIEEQPDVVVLPEMWNSGYALDQLDYIADIDGQRTQQFLKEIAQNNAVNIIGGSVATCRNNNFYNTSYIVNRLGEVIHAYDKVHLFQLMEEHQYIKAGNKKSLFQLDDIPAAVSICYDIRFPEWLRTITSQQPMPHLLFVPAQWPSSRIQQWERLLQARAIENQLFIIGVNRVGNSPSEEFNGHSCIIDPLGNIIISIDNREAVRTIDIDLSTIESLRKSMPIFSDRRTMLYQ